A portion of the Thermosediminibacter oceani DSM 16646 genome contains these proteins:
- a CDS encoding PDGLE domain-containing protein produces MMAAKMKGNISVILLIALAIGAFLSPLASPDPDGLERVAEDQGFIHLAEGKEVIAGLMPDYIFPGIGNEALATALAGVTGTIFTFGVMFLLSRSFVKTRQE; encoded by the coding sequence ATGATGGCGGCCAAAATGAAAGGCAACATCTCAGTCATTTTACTTATTGCTCTGGCGATAGGGGCTTTTTTGTCACCTTTAGCTTCTCCCGACCCCGACGGGTTGGAACGCGTGGCAGAAGATCAAGGGTTTATACATCTGGCGGAAGGTAAAGAAGTGATTGCCGGCTTAATGCCGGACTACATATTTCCGGGAATCGGGAACGAAGCACTGGCCACCGCCCTGGCGGGGGTAACCGGTACCATCTTTACCTTTGGGGTTATGTTTTTGTTGAGCAGGTCTTTTGTTAAAACGAGACAAGAATAG
- the cbiQ gene encoding cobalt ECF transporter T component CbiQ, with amino-acid sequence MNLHRAESRFSLRQDNGLSPLHKMEPRAKLIAIIGFICLVTGLSSFSLLIIGAAFLGILITLSGLSWRWLAGRLAWVVPTAACLILLLPVVTPGELWMQVTLGPWAVILTRQGVQRAFLLILRLIIALLAVILLVGTTPFSEIMLALKSLRVPPVLVQLIELAVRYLFVIGDELNRMYIARRARCFKAGRSLAATYTFYTLGQLIGTLFLRSWQRSERIYLAMLARGFTGSYRVPGHSTRPAGRDLAWSLGILGTALGLRLLELGGLTWIISYR; translated from the coding sequence ATGAATCTACATCGAGCAGAAAGCCGGTTTTCGCTCCGGCAGGATAATGGCCTTTCCCCCCTACATAAAATGGAACCCAGAGCCAAATTAATAGCTATAATTGGATTTATATGTCTGGTGACCGGTCTTTCTTCCTTTTCGCTCCTTATTATAGGTGCCGCTTTTCTGGGAATATTAATAACCCTGTCCGGCTTATCGTGGAGGTGGTTGGCCGGACGTTTGGCATGGGTGGTACCCACGGCCGCCTGCTTAATCCTGCTGCTGCCGGTTGTAACCCCCGGCGAGCTGTGGATGCAGGTGACTTTAGGGCCCTGGGCGGTTATATTGACAAGGCAGGGAGTGCAGCGGGCCTTTCTGCTAATCTTGCGGCTGATTATCGCTCTTCTAGCCGTTATTTTGCTTGTAGGTACCACTCCTTTTAGCGAAATAATGCTGGCTTTAAAGAGTTTGCGAGTACCACCGGTGCTTGTACAACTGATAGAATTGGCCGTTAGATATTTATTCGTCATCGGCGATGAATTGAATCGCATGTATATTGCCCGCAGGGCCCGTTGTTTTAAAGCCGGCCGTAGCCTGGCGGCAACATACACTTTTTATACTTTAGGCCAGCTTATAGGAACCCTTTTCCTGCGTTCCTGGCAGCGGAGCGAACGTATATACCTTGCCATGCTGGCCCGGGGCTTTACGGGGAGCTATCGTGTGCCCGGCCATTCCACCCGGCCGGCTGGGCGCGATCTCGCGTGGAGCTTGGGCATCCTCGGTACCGCTTTGGGCTTACGGCTGTTAGAACTGGGGGGATTGACGTGGATCATATCATACAGGTAG
- a CDS encoding ATP-binding cassette domain-containing protein: protein MDHIIQVEDLHYRYKDGTEALRGLSLFIERGRKVALLGPNGAGKSTLLLHFNGIYLPQRGRVYVAGREVTAETEYWVRSRVGLVFQDPDDQVFSSTVEEDVAFGPRNLGLAPAEIEERVRAALDAVGMQAYRHKPPYHLSYGQKKRVAIAGVLAMVPEIIVMDEPMAYLDPAGQAGVRTILDELHRQGKTLIVATHDVDFAASWAEVIIILKEGRVLAYGGPELLLDENVVAAAGLRLPLIAQVFHGFIPEQSRLPRDVQSARMLLNSLLTHSAENC, encoded by the coding sequence GTGGATCATATCATACAGGTAGAAGACCTGCACTACAGGTATAAAGACGGTACAGAAGCCCTGCGGGGCCTTTCATTATTTATCGAGCGCGGAAGGAAGGTAGCGTTGCTCGGGCCTAACGGAGCGGGTAAGTCCACTCTACTGCTGCATTTTAACGGTATCTACCTCCCGCAGCGGGGCAGAGTATATGTGGCGGGCCGCGAAGTTACTGCGGAAACAGAGTACTGGGTGCGCTCGCGGGTAGGTTTGGTATTTCAGGACCCGGATGATCAGGTCTTTTCTTCAACCGTGGAGGAAGATGTGGCCTTCGGTCCGCGAAATCTAGGCCTTGCGCCCGCCGAGATCGAGGAGCGGGTGCGGGCTGCTCTGGATGCAGTGGGCATGCAGGCCTACAGGCATAAACCTCCGTATCACCTCAGTTACGGCCAGAAAAAGCGGGTGGCTATCGCCGGGGTTTTGGCAATGGTTCCCGAAATTATTGTAATGGATGAACCTATGGCGTATCTTGACCCTGCAGGACAGGCCGGTGTTAGGACAATCCTGGACGAATTGCACCGGCAGGGCAAGACCCTCATTGTGGCTACCCACGATGTGGATTTTGCGGCTTCATGGGCTGAGGTAATAATTATTTTGAAGGAAGGTCGAGTGCTAGCCTATGGCGGGCCCGAGCTCTTGCTGGATGAAAACGTGGTAGCCGCCGCCGGACTGCGTTTGCCTCTGATAGCCCAGGTCTTCCATGGCTTTATTCCGGAGCAAAGCAGGTTACCCCGTGATGTCCAGAGCGCCAGGATGCTTTTAAATTCACTCTTGACACATTCTGCTGAAAATTGCTAA
- a CDS encoding BMP family lipoprotein: MKVRKILALGLIFMLVAALLVGCSKQEQPAQQQQQGQQEQGKEKIKVGLVFDVGGRGDLSFNDSAYAGLEKAKKDFGDKIEVEYREPSGGGQDREQLLRLLAENGFDLIFGVGFLFTDHIQKVAQEFPDVKFALIDGAIDGLDENSNVTCLLFKEHEGSFLVGAAAAMKSKTGKIGFVGGMKTPLIERFEAGYMAGAKYVNPNIEILSDYIGTTSEAFKDPVRGKELALKQFKDGADVIYHASGASGIGVIEAATAEKKFAIGVDSDQSLTAKEDQRPYILTSMVKSVDVAVYETIKALIEGNFKGGYSIFGLAENGVSYAVNDYNKELISDIQPKLDEIKDKIIKGEIKVPVDKKEYNEYLKSYFK; this comes from the coding sequence ATGAAGGTCCGTAAAATTTTAGCGTTGGGCCTGATTTTTATGCTGGTGGCAGCTTTGCTTGTGGGATGTTCCAAGCAGGAGCAGCCGGCCCAGCAACAACAGCAGGGGCAGCAGGAACAGGGGAAGGAGAAAATAAAGGTCGGCCTGGTATTTGACGTGGGCGGACGCGGCGACCTTTCCTTCAACGACAGCGCTTACGCAGGCCTTGAAAAGGCCAAGAAGGATTTTGGCGATAAGATTGAAGTGGAGTACAGAGAGCCCTCGGGAGGCGGCCAGGACAGGGAGCAGCTTTTGAGACTTCTCGCCGAGAACGGTTTTGACCTCATTTTCGGCGTGGGCTTCCTCTTCACGGATCACATCCAGAAAGTTGCCCAGGAGTTCCCGGATGTGAAATTCGCGCTTATCGACGGTGCTATAGACGGGCTTGACGAGAATTCCAACGTGACCTGCCTGCTCTTCAAAGAGCACGAAGGGTCTTTCCTGGTCGGAGCCGCCGCAGCCATGAAGTCCAAGACCGGTAAGATAGGGTTTGTGGGCGGAATGAAGACACCTCTCATAGAGAGGTTTGAAGCCGGCTATATGGCGGGCGCCAAGTACGTCAACCCGAATATTGAGATCCTCTCGGACTACATAGGTACCACCAGTGAAGCTTTCAAAGACCCGGTGAGGGGTAAGGAACTGGCTCTGAAACAGTTTAAAGACGGTGCCGATGTGATCTATCACGCTTCCGGCGCTTCCGGTATAGGTGTCATTGAAGCCGCCACAGCAGAAAAGAAGTTTGCAATAGGAGTGGATTCCGATCAGTCCCTGACTGCCAAAGAAGACCAGAGGCCGTACATACTCACCAGTATGGTTAAAAGTGTCGATGTGGCCGTTTACGAGACCATCAAAGCCCTGATAGAGGGCAACTTCAAGGGCGGATACTCGATATTCGGCCTTGCCGAGAACGGCGTAAGCTATGCCGTGAACGACTACAACAAAGAGCTGATTTCGGACATACAGCCCAAGCTCGACGAAATCAAGGACAAGATAATAAAGGGCGAAATAAAAGTGCCGGTTGACAAAAAGGAATACAATGAATATCTAAAGAGCTACTTTAAGTAA